In Rhineura floridana isolate rRhiFlo1 chromosome 6, rRhiFlo1.hap2, whole genome shotgun sequence, one genomic interval encodes:
- the LOC133386735 gene encoding CARD- and ANK-domain containing inflammasome adapter protein-like: MYSAGMFTNPYATEVLRTKKKELVEGIKNPDQLLNWLIENGIFTPEKKMVLSYYRTRTAKNSRVLDILVAQGERACRLFFYPCLKQIEPQLYNNMRSYVSDVNGRIGDARRQLIGYLLEKDKGWVQKSKDPRQEKKESPRQVLAKPEKLTQGKHTEKQGSVAMKSKDNNFISLSVFDSVAKGNLSDLEKILQKSDINAVNSANETLLHIAAAHGHSEIIDYLISKGARAEVKDKNGKTPLHRAAERGHDKAVKILLRSGANMYSLDQDSNSPLHLASQNHHIHVLKSILKEEARRHKGQHNFLHMAALRDDSELVQVLLQNGAFRDAKDERGQTALSYAVSQGFEKTVKVLLDARANVDSGIIDVAFNSNNQSLFRLLLEYSKGMSPDTMVSALFKAIQKDLHGIVAALIEKGTDKNALNEVQYTPLLVACEMGKTESAKVLIEKGASLKDKTPNSSSALHLAVQAGASSIAKMLLRKGMAANIVGQGDQTPLHIAALHNKGALVDILVDGGAKIDLVTKEQLTPLHIASYKGHIDVAQKLLQHKANVNVKDKRSKTPLHLSAERGNPAIVELLLNSNADPNATDKEKKTPLHLATIGSHLNLVKALLAKKSRFGTKDMDGCTPMHYAAVNGNTEILKALLVASKNKNIDDKNVWRKTPLHVAAEHGHSDLINFFLSSGSAINALDNNKDTPLHWACKAGHFNCVSALVNWSAGEKANLQATNSLKKTPLQAAESSPTENQAQIVTLLKKKMLLIR, from the coding sequence ATGTATTCAGCCGGTATGTTCACAAATCCATACGCCACAGAAGTACTGAGAACTAAAAAGAAGGAACttgtagaaggcataaaaaacCCTGACCAGCTTCTGAACTGGCTGATAGAAAATGGCATTTTTACACCAGAGAAAAAAATGGTTTTATCCTACTACAGGACACGAACTGCAAAGAACTCTCGGGTTTTGGATATCTTGGTTGCTCAAGGTGAGCGAGCTTGCAGGCTCTTTTTTTATCCATGTTTGAAACAGATTGAGCCACAGCTATATAACAACATGAGGAGTTATGTTAGCGATGTGAATGGGAGAATTGGCGATGCCAGAAGGCAACTGATAGGTTATCTGCTTGAGAAAGATAAAGGATGGGTTCAGAAGAGTAAGGATCCTCGCCAAGAAAAGAAAGAGAGCCCTAGACAGGTTTTAGCTAAGCCAGAAAAGCTGACTCAGGGCAAACATACTGAAAAACAAGGTTCAGTTGCCATGAAATCCAAAGACAATAATTTTATTTCTCTTTCTGTTTTTGATTCTGTGGCTAAAGGTAATCTTTCTGACTTGGAAAAAATCTTACAGAAGAGTGATATTAACGCAGTAAACTCTGCAAATGAAACCCTCCTACACATTGCAGCAGCTCACGGGCACAGTGAAATAATTGACTATCTTATCAGCAAAGGTGCCAGGGCGGAAGTGAAGGATAAAAATGGAAAAACCCCACTACATAGAGCTGCTGAGAGAGGTCACGATAAAGCTGTAAAAATTTTGCTCCGGTCTGGTGCCAACATGTATAGCTTGGATCAAGACAGCAACAGCCCACTTCATCTGGCCAGTCAGAACCACCATATCCACGTTCTGAAGAGTATCCTGAAAGAAGAGGCAAGACGACACAAGGGCCAGCACAACTTCCTGCACATGGCTGCTCTCAGAGATGACAGTGAGCTGGTACAAGTGCTGCTACAGAACGGTGCTTTTAGGGATGCCAAAGATGAGAGAGGGCAGACGGCTCTGAGCTATGCAGTATCGCAAGGGTTTGAGAAGACTGTCAAGGTACTGCTGGATGCCAGAGCCAATGTTGATTCCGGCATAATTGATGTAGCCTTTAACAGTAATAACCAATCTCTCTTCAGGTTACTGCTGGAATATTCCAAAGGAATGTCACCTGATACTATGGTGTCAGCTCTCTTTAAAGCCATTCAGAAAGACCTGCATGGCATTGTAGCAGCTTTAATTGAAAAGGGCACAGACAAAAATGCCCTCAATGAAGTGCAGTATACGCCGTTGCTTGTAGCATGTGAAATGGGGAAGACTGAGTCAGCAAAAGTTCTAATTGAAAAGGGAGCCAGCTTGAAGGACAAGACCCCCAACTCAAGCAGTGCTTTACATCTGGCAGTTCAAGCTGGAGCCTCTTCCATTGCAAAGATGCTGCTGCGCAAAGGAATGGCCGCTAACATTGTAGGCCAGGGAGATCAGACACCCCTCCACATTGCTGCGCTTCACAATAAGGGAGCGCTAGTGGACATATTAGTTGATGGAGGAGCTAAAATTGATTTGGTCACTAAAGAACAGCTCACTCCATTGCACATTGCAAGTTATAAGGGTCATATCGATGTTGCTCAAAAGCTGTTGCAACATAAGGCCAATGTCAATGTCAAGGATAAACGGTCAAAGACACCTCTGCATCTTTCTGCTGAAAGGGGAAATCCTGCTATAGTAGAACTGCTTCTGAATTCCAATGCTGACCCCAATGCAACAGATAAAGAGAAAAAGACCCCTCTTCATCTTGCAACCATAGGAAGCCATCTTAACTTGGTGAAAGCACTGTTAGCTAAGAAGTCTCGGTTTGGAACTAAAGATATGGATGGCTGCACACCAATGCACTATGCAGCTGTCAATGGGAATACagaaatactaaaagcacttCTGGTTgctagcaaaaataaaaatattgatgaCAAAAATGTTTGGAGAAAAACGCCGCTGCATGTTGCAGCAGAACACGGACACAGTGACTTAATAAATTTCTTTTTGAGCAGTGGCTCAGCTATAAATGCTCTGGACAATAATAAAGACACACCATTGCATTGGGCTTGCAAAGCTGGTCATTTTAACTGTGTAAGTGCACTAGTCAACTGGTCTGCAGGGGAGAAAGCAAATCTACAGGCCACAAATAGCCTCAAGAAGACCCCACTGCAAGCAGCAGAATCCAGCCCAACTGAAAACCAAGCTCAGATTGTTActcttttgaaaaagaaaatgttatTGATAAGATAA